The Pseudomonas viciae genomic interval GAAGCCCCGGACCCGTTGCCCTGGCATCTCCACGGTCTTGCCGTCACACCCCATCACCAGGCCGTGATAGCCGCACACCAGGTTGCCGTTTTCGACGTAGCCCAACGAGAGCGGGGCGCCACGATGGGGACAAAAGTCTTCCACGGCCGCGACCTTGCCCTCGTGCCCACGGTAAAAAACTATCTTTTCGCCACAGATCTGGCGGCCCAGGGGCTTGTCGGCGATTTCATCGGGGGTGCAGGCAACGTACCAGGTGTTTTTGGGGTACATGACGGGATCTCCAAACGGATGTTGTTCTTGTCTGTGGATCCATTAACTCTCTTAACCAATTTGTTTGTCAATGTTATAGGCGGATTAAAAGATGATCGGTTTGTTTTGTGGATCCATTAATTGAAAGGTTTCTCAAGCCTGCGGTGGTCGACTTCGAATGTATTGGCTCAAATATCATCGAGGAACAATACTGCGGCTCTGGCCCTCGGGCTTTCAGTCACAGAGCACGGAGTGATTCATGAAAACCAAAACGGTACTCACTGAACCGGACGTTTCACAGTTGCTCGTCCTCGCCAGGGAGAGGGCTCACCAGCACCAGTGGGCCGTGTCGATCTGCGTGGTCGACGACGGCGGTCATCCCCTGGGGTTGCTGCGTCTGGACGATGCCTCGCCGCTTTCAGCCTACATCGCCACCGAGAAAGCCCGTACCGCCGCCATGGGCCGGCGTGACAGCAAGGTCTTTGAAGACATGATCAATGGCGGCCGCTACGCCTTCCTCAGCGCTCCACACCTGCAAGGCATGCTCGAAGGCGGCGTGGTCATCCGCCGCGACGGGCAATGCATCGGCGCCATCGGCGTATCCGGCGTCAAGGCCGAGCAGGATGCCGAACTGGCGCGGCTGTCGGTGCAGACGTGGGAGGAAGCGATTACGCCGGATACCTGATTGACTCGACCCGTGGCGAGGGAGCTTGCTCCCGCTGGGCTGCGCAGCAGCCCCACATCCTTTCAGGTAGATGAACAACCTGTGGGAACGGGTTGCACAAATCTTCCAGACGCCATCGCCCTCAGCGGGTAATCTGCCCCGAGCGGATAGACAACACGAGACGGCTCATGACAGTGCGCAACTGGATCGATTTCAAGCAGGACGCCACGTCCGGTATCGAGACCGTGCGTGCGCATTTCGAGGGGCATGCCTACGATCCGCATTGGCACGACGCTTATCTGGTGGGCGTGACCGAGCAGGGCGTGCAGCAGTTTCATTGCCGCCGCCAGCAGCACAACAGCACGCCAGGCAAGGTGTTTCTGCTTGAGCCCGGTGAGTTGCATGACGGCAACGCGCCCCACGACAACGGTTTCACCTACCGCACGTTGTACCTGGAGCCTCAATGGCTGGAGCGCGAGTTGCGTTCTTTGTTCGACGTTGCGCCGGACAATGCCCAGTTGGGCTTCGCCGCCACGCTGACCGACGATGCGCGGCTGGCGAGCGCCACGGCCATGGCGTTCCAGAGTCTGCATGAGCAGGAAATCCGAATCGTGCGCCAGACCGCCCTGGACACTTTGCTCGCCAATCTGACCCAGCACTTGCATTGGCGGGCGCGGATCAATCCCGACCCAAGGTTGCCGCTGGTGGCGCAGCAGGCCCGCGATTATCTGCACAGCCACCTGAGCGACGATGTCGGGCTGGACGACCTGGCGCGGGTCACCGGCGTGGATCGTTTCCGCCTGACCCGCGCCTTCAAGGCGGCGTTCGGCCTGGCGCCCCATGCTTATCTGATCCAGTTGCGCCTGGCCCGGGCGCGACGCTTACTGGCCCGTGGCGAGAGTGCCGTGGCGGTTGCCGCGATGCTGGGGTTTGCCGACCAAAGCCACTTGGGCCGCTGGTTTCAGCGCGCTTATCGCCTGAGCCCGGCGGACTACCGCAAGCGCTGCTCAAACGTTCCAGACTGAGCCCGGTTTCATCGCGATGATCAAGTCACGATCATTGCCGAGATATTGCTCCATGGACCAGTTGCTGCCGTTTGCCCTGTTCGCATTTGTCGCCTCCATCACCCCGGGCCCGACCAATATCCTGGTGCTGAGCCACAGCTCGCGCTTTGGCCTGGCGACCACCTGGCCGATCATCCTTGGCGCATGCGCTGCGGCGGCCTTGTTGGTGCTCTTGGTTGGAACGGGACTGGGGGATGTGCTGGCACGCCATGCCACACTTCAAACGCTGCTCTCATGGGCCGGCATCGCCTGGCTGAGTTGGATGGCCTGGCAGATTTTCAGTGCTCCGGCCGAGGCCATCGACCCTGAGCGTCCCGTAGAGGGGCGGCGGCTTGGCTTGACGGGGGCCGCCGGTTTGCAGTTGGTAAACCCGAAAACCTGGATGATGGCGCTGGCGGTGGTCAGCGTTTTCGCTGGCGCCGAGGCCGACCGTACGGTACGAGTGCTGTGGTTGTCCCTGGCGTTCTTCGTGATCTCAATCCCCTGCATGACCGCCTGGGCTTACCTGGGGCTCGGCGCTGCCAGGTTCTGCCGTTCCGCGGTGGCGATGGGGCGGTTTAATCGGGTCATGGCGGTCTTGCTGTTGGTGTCGGCGTGGTTGACCTTGGTGGTGTAGCCACGAGTCGTCCCGGACAGACCTGAAACGCCCTCGCCAGGCTTTCGCGCCTGTCGCTGCAACCCCTGGCAACAGTCTGACGGTTTCAAAAAACCATCGTTTTGGGGAGCATCGACCACGCCAAAGCTTGGCGAACTTTAAATTTGCAATGCCCAATCGACCCCAAGGAAGGAGGTCCATCATGTCCACTCTCGATACCCATATCGAGTTCATCCAGGCCAGGCTGCCCGTCTGGCTGAAACGCGCCTCGCGGATCCACCAGGAGCGTTTCAAGGCTCTTACCCAGCAATTGCAGCGCGACAGCGACGCGCTCAACGGGCTACTCATCGACCTGCCGGCACCGGAAACTTTCACCCGCGACTTGCTGCGGGCCCGGCCGGAAATGCAGGCCTGGCGCCTGGTGAATGGCACCGGCAGCGTTGCGGATGCGCTACGACGGGCCAAGGTCAAGTGCGACCACTTCGGCGCCTCGCTGTCGGTGGTCGAAGCGGCCATGCGCAACTATCCTCCCGCCGATGCGGCCACTGGCAGCGCTTTCGATAAAAACGGCGAGCTGTTCATCAAGGGCAAGCCTGGAGAGTTTTACCGCTGGGGGGAGCCCTCGGACACCACGGCAGTGCCCATGACCCCAGCCAGCTTCGCGCGTCTGTGCCGGGAGCTGGATGTGGGCGGTGCTTATCAACGCCTGCTCAAGCAGCGACTGCCACAGATTCGCAACGAGGTCCCGGTTGTCGCCCACGCCTATATCAAGTACGCACGCAGCCTGCTCACCTATGACGCCTACGAGGCGAAGCTGGATGGACGCCTGGATGAAACCGGTGAGCGGTTGCTGGCCTATGTCGGGGTGCAACTCAACGCTCACCCGGTCGAATCCCTGGCCTGTGAGGTCAAGGCACTGGAGGTGCTGTCTGTGCCACTGTTCGGCGCCCGGGTGTACTGGGGGCTGGAAGGGGACGCCAAAGGCGTTCGTCCGGTCGTCTTGCACATGCCCTATGACGTGGTGGCGCCGATCAAGCAATTTCCCAGCTTGCAGGCCATGGCTGCGCAGTT includes:
- a CDS encoding GlcG/HbpS family heme-binding protein; translation: MKTKTVLTEPDVSQLLVLARERAHQHQWAVSICVVDDGGHPLGLLRLDDASPLSAYIATEKARTAAMGRRDSKVFEDMINGGRYAFLSAPHLQGMLEGGVVIRRDGQCIGAIGVSGVKAEQDAELARLSVQTWEEAITPDT
- a CDS encoding LysE family translocator encodes the protein MDQLLPFALFAFVASITPGPTNILVLSHSSRFGLATTWPIILGACAAAALLVLLVGTGLGDVLARHATLQTLLSWAGIAWLSWMAWQIFSAPAEAIDPERPVEGRRLGLTGAAGLQLVNPKTWMMALAVVSVFAGAEADRTVRVLWLSLAFFVISIPCMTAWAYLGLGAARFCRSAVAMGRFNRVMAVLLLVSAWLTLVV
- a CDS encoding AraC family transcriptional regulator; amino-acid sequence: MTVRNWIDFKQDATSGIETVRAHFEGHAYDPHWHDAYLVGVTEQGVQQFHCRRQQHNSTPGKVFLLEPGELHDGNAPHDNGFTYRTLYLEPQWLERELRSLFDVAPDNAQLGFAATLTDDARLASATAMAFQSLHEQEIRIVRQTALDTLLANLTQHLHWRARINPDPRLPLVAQQARDYLHSHLSDDVGLDDLARVTGVDRFRLTRAFKAAFGLAPHAYLIQLRLARARRLLARGESAVAVAAMLGFADQSHLGRWFQRAYRLSPADYRKRCSNVPD